Proteins encoded by one window of Ulvibacter sp. MAR_2010_11:
- a CDS encoding DUF2797 domain-containing protein, whose protein sequence is MNYEGVLTKMQTENGSPIQYYLIFENDFLNVNQLLDKKVSISFLRYQCLNCSLEKKIFRQGFCYDCFYEIPQAADWIMRPELSTAHLDKEDRDLEYEKKVQLQPHVVYLANSSNVKVGVTRKSQIPTRWIDQGAHEAIEIVEVPNRYLAGITEVALKDHVSDKTNWRTMLKNEIKDEDLIQWRAKLKQFIPTEALPYFIESNTETNLEFPVLEYPTKLNSLNLDKTPFYEGILKGIKGQYLLFEDNTVFNVRGSEGYVVGIVIN, encoded by the coding sequence ATGAACTACGAAGGTGTTTTAACAAAAATGCAGACCGAAAACGGTTCACCCATACAGTACTATCTTATTTTCGAGAACGACTTCCTAAATGTCAATCAGTTACTGGATAAAAAAGTGTCAATTAGCTTTTTGAGATACCAGTGCCTCAATTGCTCATTGGAAAAGAAGATTTTTCGTCAGGGCTTTTGTTACGACTGTTTTTATGAAATTCCACAGGCGGCAGATTGGATCATGCGACCCGAATTAAGCACTGCACATTTAGACAAAGAAGATCGTGATCTGGAATATGAAAAAAAAGTGCAATTGCAACCACATGTTGTGTACCTGGCAAATAGCAGCAATGTAAAGGTTGGAGTGACCCGAAAGAGTCAGATACCTACTCGATGGATCGATCAGGGTGCACATGAAGCTATAGAAATAGTAGAAGTGCCTAACCGATATCTGGCAGGAATTACCGAAGTTGCGTTAAAAGACCATGTAAGCGACAAAACCAATTGGCGCACCATGCTTAAAAATGAAATTAAGGACGAAGATTTAATACAGTGGCGTGCAAAACTGAAACAATTTATCCCAACCGAAGCCTTACCTTATTTTATTGAATCCAATACTGAAACCAATCTGGAATTCCCGGTTTTAGAGTATCCCACAAAATTGAACAGTCTTAATTTGGACAAAACTCCCTTTTATGAAGGAATTTTAAAAGGAATCAAAGGTCAATACCTTCTATTTGAAGACAACACAGTTTTCAATGTCCGTGGAAGTGAAGGCTATGTTGTGGGAATTGTAATAAACTAA
- a CDS encoding AsmA-like C-terminal region-containing protein, which yields MKKILKIIGIFLGIVLVLLALSPLFFESTMEKLVKRALEQNINADVTWNDFDLSLFRSFPDAALTIKDFSVINRAPFKGDTLATGTLLKLDMGITQLFKSGDDPIKIDGLLLDESYVNILIDSTGQTNYDLAVKKDAPMKDDIEGNSGFTFDLKKYEIKNSRINYFDKKTQTFVILKEVNHTGKGDFSVAQSELDTETGALISLQIEKTEYLKDNLLALDAVFQMDFENKKYTFLENEAKINELPLTFNGFVKVNENNNEVDLTFKTPSSDFKNFLAVIPKTYVKELDGVTTTGDFTVNGMLQGSVDSIHIPKMDIKIASNNASFKYPDLPKTVRNISIDAHLKNDTGIAKDTYLNIGGLTFAIDEEVFSANGSIHNLTENALVNLALKGTLNLANIEKVLPLEMEQELSGILKADVTTNFDMHSVETEQYQNIKAAGNASVTGFVYNDPDFKNPLKIANANVTFSPGTIKLTDLNATSGQTDVQASGNIQNLIPWLMSKQDLKGRFAVKSNTFNVNDFMTADAPASENTKNTPTTTSDKKSIKIPTFLDATLDFNANKVIYDNITLTDVKGSMAIQNETATLTNVTSSAFGGNIALSGNVSTKNATPTFAMNLDLKKIDIAQSFQQLDMLKFFAPIAKALDGDLNTTIKLQGDLNENLTPKLTTLAGNALAQIITAEVNSQETPLLAKLGEQISFLNLQQLSLRDVSTAFTFNNGNIEIKPFDFNVKGIKVTAGGKHGLDKRIDYNLTFDVPAKYLGGDVTKLLAKLNPEDANNMTVSLPVGLTGSFTSPQIALNTEAAVKALTQKLIEKQKQDLKDKGTDILKDIITGNTPKKDSTETTNTGNTTTQQTTDVVKDILGGLFGNKKKKDSIN from the coding sequence ATGAAAAAAATACTGAAAATAATAGGAATCTTTTTAGGCATAGTCTTGGTGCTACTGGCACTGTCCCCTTTGTTTTTTGAAAGCACCATGGAAAAACTGGTCAAACGTGCGCTGGAACAAAACATAAATGCCGATGTGACCTGGAATGACTTCGATTTAAGTTTGTTCCGAAGCTTTCCCGACGCTGCATTAACCATTAAGGATTTTAGTGTAATAAACAGAGCCCCTTTTAAAGGTGATACGCTGGCGACCGGAACGCTATTAAAATTGGACATGGGAATTACACAGTTGTTTAAAAGCGGTGACGACCCCATAAAAATTGACGGATTGTTATTAGACGAATCCTATGTAAACATTTTGATAGATTCCACAGGACAAACCAATTACGACCTTGCCGTTAAGAAGGATGCCCCCATGAAAGATGACATTGAAGGGAATTCGGGGTTTACATTCGATTTGAAAAAATATGAAATCAAAAATTCACGAATCAATTATTTCGATAAGAAAACACAAACATTTGTGATACTGAAAGAGGTAAATCACACCGGAAAAGGAGATTTCTCTGTAGCGCAGTCTGAATTGGACACCGAAACCGGTGCGTTGATTTCTCTTCAAATTGAAAAAACCGAATATTTAAAAGACAATTTGTTAGCACTGGATGCGGTTTTTCAGATGGATTTTGAAAATAAAAAGTACACCTTTTTGGAAAACGAAGCCAAAATCAATGAGTTACCCCTCACTTTCAACGGCTTTGTAAAGGTGAATGAAAACAATAACGAGGTAGATCTTACATTTAAAACACCTTCATCCGATTTTAAAAATTTTCTTGCTGTAATTCCGAAGACCTATGTAAAGGAACTGGACGGAGTCACTACGACCGGTGATTTTACGGTAAACGGGATGCTTCAGGGGAGTGTGGATTCCATTCATATTCCAAAAATGGATATTAAAATTGCAAGTAATAACGCATCCTTTAAATATCCCGACCTTCCTAAAACGGTGCGCAATATTTCTATCGATGCGCACCTTAAGAACGACACCGGAATTGCAAAAGATACCTACCTGAATATTGGCGGACTCACTTTTGCGATCGATGAAGAAGTTTTTTCAGCCAATGGTAGTATTCACAACCTCACCGAAAATGCTTTAGTGAATCTGGCACTTAAAGGCACACTCAATTTGGCAAATATTGAAAAGGTGCTTCCGCTGGAAATGGAACAAGAGCTCAGCGGAATATTAAAAGCCGATGTTACGACCAACTTCGATATGCATTCGGTTGAAACCGAACAATATCAGAATATTAAAGCTGCGGGAAACGCAAGTGTTACCGGATTCGTCTATAATGACCCCGATTTTAAAAATCCGTTGAAAATTGCCAATGCCAACGTGACATTTTCTCCCGGAACTATTAAACTGACCGATTTGAATGCTACTTCGGGGCAAACCGATGTGCAGGCTTCGGGGAACATCCAGAACTTAATTCCGTGGCTTATGTCGAAACAAGACCTCAAAGGGCGATTTGCTGTGAAATCAAATACTTTTAATGTAAACGATTTTATGACTGCCGATGCACCTGCTTCAGAAAACACTAAGAATACCCCGACAACTACTTCAGATAAAAAATCGATTAAAATTCCTACCTTTTTGGATGCAACATTAGATTTTAACGCCAACAAGGTAATTTATGACAACATTACGCTTACCGATGTGAAAGGCAGCATGGCAATTCAGAATGAAACGGCAACTCTCACCAATGTCACATCCTCGGCATTTGGCGGAAATATTGCCTTATCGGGAAATGTTTCAACAAAAAATGCAACCCCGACCTTTGCTATGAATCTCGATTTAAAAAAGATTGATATCGCACAATCTTTCCAGCAGTTAGATATGCTAAAATTTTTTGCTCCCATTGCCAAAGCACTGGACGGTGATTTGAATACTACAATCAAATTGCAAGGAGACCTGAATGAAAATCTTACCCCCAAATTAACCACCTTGGCGGGAAACGCCCTGGCTCAAATTATAACGGCCGAAGTAAATTCTCAGGAAACACCATTATTGGCGAAATTAGGAGAACAAATCTCCTTTTTAAATCTGCAGCAACTCAGTCTAAGAGATGTTAGTACGGCTTTCACATTTAACAACGGCAACATTGAAATAAAACCCTTTGATTTTAACGTAAAAGGAATCAAGGTGACCGCAGGAGGAAAACACGGTTTGGATAAAAGAATAGACTACAATCTTACTTTCGATGTGCCTGCAAAATATTTGGGCGGAGATGTCACAAAATTACTGGCGAAGCTGAATCCTGAAGATGCGAACAATATGACGGTCTCGCTGCCTGTTGGTTTAACCGGGTCGTTTACGAGTCCGCAGATAGCTTTAAACACCGAAGCAGCCGTAAAAGCACTGACTCAAAAACTAATCGAAAAACAAAAGCAGGATTTAAAAGATAAAGGAACCGATATCTTAAAAGATATTATTACCGGAAATACTCCCAAGAAAGATTCGACAGAGACCACAAACACCGGCAACACTACCACACAACAAACCACCGATGTCGTTAAGGATATCCTGGGCGGGCTCTTCGGAAATAAAAAGAAGAAGGATAGTATTAATTAG
- a CDS encoding queuosine precursor transporter — protein MLAQRINLILGALFIASLVVSNLIFQKFFSWDFFGLYTFEISVGILPYPVTFLITDIISEVYGKKKANQVVTAGIFASFFSLLIVYVSAAVPATDWSPISDALFDKVFGATAVAVFASMMAYLLAQYIDISIFHFWKRLTKGKHLWLRNNFSTFLSQFVDTFTVLALLCSFGKIDWALFAPLLLSGFLFKVLIALLDTPFLYAAVFAFRKRFGLKMGEELDAEVVLLKQEKI, from the coding sequence ATGTTGGCGCAACGCATCAACTTGATTTTAGGTGCGTTATTCATCGCTTCTTTGGTGGTTTCCAATCTAATATTTCAGAAATTTTTTTCCTGGGATTTTTTTGGACTGTACACCTTCGAAATTTCGGTGGGAATTCTTCCCTATCCCGTTACGTTTTTAATTACTGACATTATAAGTGAAGTATACGGGAAGAAAAAAGCCAATCAGGTAGTTACTGCCGGTATTTTTGCGTCGTTCTTTTCGTTATTGATTGTATATGTATCAGCCGCCGTGCCTGCAACAGATTGGAGCCCTATAAGCGATGCCTTATTCGACAAAGTATTTGGCGCGACTGCCGTAGCCGTTTTTGCTTCCATGATGGCGTATTTATTAGCGCAGTACATCGATATTTCGATATTCCATTTTTGGAAACGTCTCACCAAAGGGAAACATCTTTGGCTTCGGAATAACTTTTCAACCTTTTTGTCACAGTTTGTGGATACGTTTACGGTTTTAGCCTTGTTGTGTAGCTTCGGAAAGATAGACTGGGCCTTATTTGCACCCTTGCTGCTAAGTGGCTTTCTTTTTAAAGTATTGATTGCCCTGCTGGATACACCGTTTCTATATGCCGCTGTGTTTGCTTTCAGAAAACGATTCGGCTTAAAAATGGGAGAAGAATTAGACGCTGAAGTAGTACTTCTAAAGCAAGAAAAAATATAA
- the folK gene encoding 2-amino-4-hydroxy-6-hydroxymethyldihydropteridine diphosphokinase, which yields MQHIYLSLGSNMGNRFELLQQAVQAIFEEIGSVLKISSVYETPAMGFEGDAFLNCVVVVQSTLSPKKILAAILEIEKQMGRERRHAKRYSSRPIDIDILLIDDLVVASKPLTIPHREIQNRRFVLQPLAEVNSKLQHPVLCKNVIKLLAETKDKSVITKQSKWLVNPRKEYDISKFKYIAIEGNIGAGKTSLATQIANDFNAKLILERFKDNPFLPKFYEQPGRYAFPLEMSFLADRYQQLLEDIKQFDLFKECVVADYDGYKSLIFAKVTLQAEEFVLYKKLFHLMHKELPKPDVYVYLYQNTDRLLENIKKRGRKFEQSIEAAYLQKLNAGYLEFVKSRPSESVRIIDISEMDFIKSRKDYLQILKAIVG from the coding sequence TTGCAGCACATCTATCTATCGTTGGGGAGTAATATGGGAAACCGTTTCGAGCTGTTGCAACAAGCGGTACAGGCTATTTTTGAAGAAATTGGGAGTGTGCTCAAAATTTCTTCGGTCTACGAAACTCCGGCTATGGGGTTTGAAGGAGATGCGTTTTTAAACTGTGTAGTCGTCGTCCAATCTACACTTTCTCCAAAAAAGATACTCGCTGCTATTTTAGAGATTGAAAAGCAAATGGGGCGGGAAAGAAGGCATGCAAAAAGATATAGTTCTCGGCCTATCGACATCGATATTTTATTGATAGACGATTTGGTGGTTGCCTCCAAACCACTTACAATTCCTCATCGGGAAATTCAAAACAGAAGGTTTGTGTTGCAGCCGTTGGCTGAGGTGAACTCAAAACTCCAACATCCTGTTCTATGTAAAAATGTAATCAAGCTACTGGCCGAAACCAAGGATAAGAGTGTTATTACAAAACAGTCGAAATGGTTGGTAAATCCCAGAAAAGAGTATGATATTTCTAAATTCAAGTATATCGCTATAGAAGGGAATATCGGCGCAGGAAAGACAAGTCTTGCGACGCAGATTGCCAACGATTTTAATGCAAAATTAATATTGGAGCGATTCAAAGACAATCCCTTTTTACCGAAATTTTACGAGCAACCGGGGCGTTATGCGTTCCCTCTGGAGATGTCGTTTTTGGCAGATCGCTATCAACAGTTGCTGGAAGATATCAAGCAATTCGATTTGTTTAAGGAATGTGTGGTGGCCGATTACGACGGCTATAAGTCGCTAATTTTTGCAAAGGTCACCCTGCAGGCCGAGGAGTTTGTTTTGTATAAAAAACTGTTTCATTTAATGCACAAGGAATTGCCTAAACCCGACGTGTATGTCTATTTATATCAAAATACGGACAGACTGCTGGAAAACATTAAAAAACGCGGACGAAAATTTGAGCAGAGTATTGAAGCAGCCTATCTCCAAAAACTAAATGCGGGATATCTGGAATTTGTAAAGAGCAGACCTTCCGAGAGTGTGCGAATTATTGATATTTCGGAAATGGATTTTATTAAAAGCCGAAAGGATTATCTTCAAATTTTAAAAGCTATTGTTGGCTAG
- a CDS encoding RNA methyltransferase — MKHRKLKNSELERINPEAFKASEKTPLIIILDNIRSLNNIGSVFRTADAFLIEKIYLCGITAQPPHKDIQKTALGATESVAWEYAENTLDVVTKLKEEGVFVASIEQAEQTVSLSDFKIEKQQRYALVFGNEVKGVQQQVVSASDVVIEIPQYGTKHSLNISVSAGVVIWDFFSKLNK, encoded by the coding sequence ATGAAACACCGAAAGTTAAAAAACAGCGAGTTGGAACGTATCAACCCTGAAGCATTTAAAGCTTCGGAAAAGACTCCGCTCATTATTATTCTCGACAATATTCGCAGTTTAAACAATATCGGATCGGTATTTCGTACCGCTGATGCTTTCCTTATTGAAAAAATTTATCTCTGTGGAATAACTGCCCAACCTCCTCATAAGGATATTCAGAAAACGGCTTTGGGTGCCACCGAAAGTGTTGCATGGGAATACGCTGAAAATACGTTGGATGTCGTTACAAAACTGAAGGAGGAAGGTGTTTTTGTGGCTTCCATCGAACAGGCGGAACAGACTGTTTCGCTATCCGATTTTAAAATTGAAAAGCAACAACGTTACGCTTTAGTCTTCGGAAATGAGGTAAAAGGCGTGCAACAACAAGTGGTTTCTGCTAGCGATGTCGTTATCGAAATTCCGCAATACGGCACCAAGCATTCTTTAAATATTTCGGTGAGTGCAGGAGTAGTGATCTGGGATTTTTTCAGTAAGCTCAACAAATAA
- the mutS gene encoding DNA mismatch repair protein MutS has protein sequence MSKKVTPLMKQYNTIKAKYPDALLLFRVGDFYETFGEDAVRAAGILHITLTARNNGGDDVELAGFPHHSLNTYLPKLVMAGCRVAICDQLEDPKLTKTIVKRGVTELVTPGVALNDDILHSKLNNFLAAVHFNSGSGGNLSDTTRIGVSFLDVSTGEFLTAEGSAEYIDKLLQNFNPSEVLFSKQKRKLFSETFGDTFHVFHLEDWVFQKDYAVDTLQKHFDVQNLKGFGIDHLEEGIIAAGAALHYLDETQHTKLQHITKISRIAEDEYVWMDRFTIRNLELYHSHHQNAVTLLDVIDKTTSPMGGRLLKRWMALPLKNADKIVERHEVVSYLLEHATVLEKIQLHIKRIGDLERLISKVATAKVNPREVIQLKNSLEAVIPVKSEALQSKNESVRIIGEQLQDCELLRQKIKETISENAPVNILKGNTIAPGFHEALDELRAISTGGKEYLDQMLERETKRTGITSLKIASNNVFGYYIEVRNTHKDKVPEEWIRKQTLVNAERYITEELKEYESKILGAEEKILALEQELYGKLAQWMLQFIGSVQQNAALIAQLDCLCSFATQAKLANYTRPLFDDTFDLDIKEGRHPVIEKQLPPDAPFIANDVFLDRDNQQIIMITGPNMSGKSAILRQTALIVLLAQMGSFVPAKAVRMGCVDKIFTRVGASDNISMGESTFMVEMNETASILNNISDRSLVLLDEIGRGTSTYDGISIAWAISEYLHEHPSKAKTLFATHYHELNEMTETFSRIKNYNVSVKELKDNVLFLRKLVPGGSHHSFGIHVAKMAGMPQAVLHRANKILARLEKSHSSEELTEEMKAISKEEMQLSFFKLDDPLLEELREEILDIDIDTLTPVEALMKLNEIKRMLVRNAKVKLKK, from the coding sequence ATGTCAAAGAAAGTCACCCCCTTAATGAAGCAATACAACACCATTAAGGCGAAGTATCCCGATGCTTTGCTCTTGTTTCGAGTAGGCGATTTTTATGAAACCTTTGGAGAGGATGCAGTACGAGCCGCGGGTATCCTCCACATTACACTTACGGCACGAAATAACGGAGGTGATGATGTAGAGTTGGCCGGGTTTCCACATCATTCGTTGAATACGTATCTGCCCAAGCTGGTGATGGCGGGTTGCCGGGTTGCTATCTGCGATCAGTTGGAAGACCCAAAGTTGACGAAAACCATAGTAAAACGCGGGGTAACCGAGTTGGTGACACCCGGAGTTGCTTTAAACGACGATATTTTACATTCAAAATTGAATAATTTTCTGGCTGCGGTTCATTTCAATTCCGGCTCAGGCGGAAACCTCTCCGATACTACCAGGATAGGTGTTTCTTTTTTGGATGTTTCCACAGGGGAATTTTTAACCGCGGAAGGCTCTGCCGAATATATCGACAAACTCCTTCAAAATTTCAATCCTTCCGAAGTTTTGTTCAGCAAACAGAAAAGAAAGCTTTTTTCTGAAACCTTTGGCGATACTTTTCATGTATTTCATTTGGAAGATTGGGTATTTCAGAAAGATTATGCCGTAGACACGCTTCAAAAACACTTCGATGTTCAAAACTTAAAAGGCTTTGGCATAGATCATCTGGAGGAAGGTATTATAGCTGCCGGAGCGGCCTTGCATTATTTGGACGAAACGCAGCATACCAAATTGCAGCATATCACCAAAATCTCGCGTATAGCCGAGGACGAATACGTTTGGATGGACCGATTTACCATTCGGAATTTAGAATTATACCATTCCCATCATCAAAATGCGGTGACATTGTTAGACGTTATCGATAAAACCACTTCTCCCATGGGAGGGCGACTCTTGAAACGTTGGATGGCGCTTCCGCTTAAAAATGCCGATAAAATAGTAGAACGGCATGAGGTAGTGAGTTATTTACTCGAACACGCTACGGTGCTTGAAAAAATTCAGTTGCATATAAAACGGATAGGCGATTTGGAGCGGCTTATTTCAAAGGTGGCTACCGCAAAGGTGAATCCGCGGGAAGTCATTCAGCTTAAAAATTCGTTGGAGGCCGTAATTCCGGTGAAATCTGAAGCCCTTCAGTCTAAAAATGAGTCGGTTAGAATAATAGGAGAACAATTACAGGATTGCGAATTGTTGCGCCAAAAGATAAAGGAAACGATTTCAGAAAATGCACCCGTCAATATTTTAAAGGGAAATACGATTGCTCCGGGCTTTCACGAAGCCCTGGATGAACTGCGTGCTATTTCAACCGGCGGAAAGGAATATCTGGATCAGATGTTGGAACGTGAAACAAAACGTACGGGAATTACTTCCTTAAAAATAGCATCCAATAATGTTTTCGGGTATTATATTGAAGTACGAAACACGCATAAAGACAAGGTTCCAGAGGAGTGGATCAGGAAACAGACCCTGGTAAATGCCGAGCGCTATATCACCGAAGAGTTAAAAGAATACGAGTCGAAAATTTTAGGCGCAGAAGAAAAGATTTTGGCGCTGGAGCAGGAATTGTACGGAAAATTGGCACAGTGGATGCTTCAGTTTATTGGCTCTGTACAGCAAAATGCGGCTTTAATTGCGCAGCTGGATTGCCTCTGTTCGTTTGCAACTCAGGCAAAGCTGGCCAATTATACGAGACCTTTGTTCGATGATACCTTCGATCTGGATATCAAAGAAGGACGTCATCCGGTGATTGAAAAACAGCTGCCTCCCGATGCGCCTTTTATTGCCAACGATGTCTTCCTGGACAGGGACAATCAGCAAATAATCATGATTACCGGGCCCAACATGAGTGGGAAGTCGGCAATTCTTAGGCAAACAGCCTTGATTGTTTTATTGGCACAGATGGGAAGTTTTGTTCCTGCCAAAGCGGTTCGAATGGGTTGCGTGGATAAAATATTCACCAGAGTAGGTGCGAGTGATAATATTTCGATGGGCGAATCTACCTTTATGGTCGAGATGAATGAGACGGCGAGTATTTTGAATAATATTTCGGATCGCAGTCTGGTCTTACTCGACGAAATTGGAAGGGGGACCAGTACCTATGACGGAATCTCAATTGCATGGGCGATTAGCGAATATTTGCACGAACATCCGTCGAAGGCAAAAACCCTGTTTGCGACGCATTATCACGAGTTAAATGAAATGACCGAAACTTTTTCTAGAATAAAAAATTACAATGTTTCGGTGAAGGAGCTAAAGGACAATGTGTTATTTCTTCGGAAATTAGTTCCGGGAGGTTCACACCACAGTTTCGGAATTCACGTAGCCAAGATGGCCGGAATGCCACAGGCGGTATTGCATAGGGCGAATAAAATATTGGCGCGTCTAGAAAAATCGCATTCTTCGGAAGAATTAACTGAAGAGATGAAGGCTATTTCGAAGGAGGAAATGCAATTGAGTTTCTTTAAACTGGACGACCCGCTTTTGGAAGAATTGCGGGAAGAAATCCTTGATATTGATATAGATACCCTCACTCCGGTGGAAGCCCTCATGAAGCTAAATGAGATAAAACGAATGCTGGTGCGCAATGCTAAGGTGAAGCTTAAAAAGTAG